One genomic segment of Methanothermococcus okinawensis IH1 includes these proteins:
- the hemA gene encoding glutamyl-tRNA reductase, whose amino-acid sequence MLLFMADYKKYSIPELERLRFNEEEFYKKYDNCILLQTCNRIEAYFDKSYCGGELNGLKNDFKDFKVLEGHDAIIHLLRTASGLESMIVGEDQIIGQIKKSHYNAKKLGKTTKYLDTIFLKAVHVGQMVRRKTKINKGGISIGSAAVELVEKTVGLENKNILVIGAGEIGTLVAKALIEKNVKAIVVANRTYERAERLANELKGMAVHFDKLNEALNFSDIIICATSSPHYILNKSHLENIVGKKIIVDIANPRDVDDNVRELPNVVLYTIDDLKLVSDENLKKRKNEIPIVEAIIEDEFRALSKQLKKLDVEDVIKNYDNYIECIRKKELKKALKMVDNGKEPEKVLEKFSEVFAKRIIHDFVKLAYNEDIEKNTIKNIVNILSKRNQ is encoded by the coding sequence ATGTTGTTGTTCATGGCCGATTATAAAAAATATTCTATACCTGAGCTCGAAAGATTAAGGTTTAATGAAGAAGAATTTTACAAAAAATATGATAACTGTATCTTGCTCCAAACCTGTAATAGAATAGAAGCTTATTTTGACAAATCATATTGTGGGGGAGAATTGAATGGATTAAAGAATGATTTTAAAGATTTCAAGGTTTTAGAAGGTCATGATGCTATAATTCATCTTTTAAGAACAGCATCAGGACTTGAGTCAATGATTGTTGGTGAAGACCAAATTATCGGTCAAATAAAAAAGAGTCATTATAATGCAAAAAAACTTGGAAAAACCACAAAATATTTAGATACCATATTTTTAAAGGCTGTGCATGTAGGTCAGATGGTTAGGAGAAAAACAAAGATAAACAAAGGAGGGATATCCATAGGAAGTGCTGCTGTTGAGCTCGTTGAAAAAACTGTGGGTCTGGAAAACAAAAATATATTGGTTATAGGGGCGGGAGAAATAGGAACGCTTGTGGCAAAGGCACTGATTGAAAAGAATGTAAAGGCAATAGTAGTTGCAAATAGAACTTATGAAAGGGCAGAAAGGCTTGCAAATGAGTTAAAGGGCATGGCAGTTCATTTTGACAAACTTAACGAGGCTTTGAATTTTAGTGATATAATCATTTGTGCTACATCCTCTCCGCATTATATATTAAATAAATCCCATCTTGAAAATATTGTGGGAAAAAAGATAATTGTGGATATTGCAAATCCTCGTGATGTAGATGATAATGTGAGGGAGCTCCCAAATGTTGTGCTATATACCATCGACGATTTAAAATTAGTATCGGATGAAAATCTAAAAAAGAGAAAAAATGAGATACCTATTGTCGAAGCTATTATTGAAGATGAGTTCAGAGCTCTTTCAAAGCAACTTAAAAAACTTGATGTTGAAGATGTTATAAAGAATTATGATAATTATATTGAATGTATCAGAAAAAAAGAGCTTAAAAAAGCCCTAAAAATGGTGGATAATGGTAAAGAACCAGAAAAAGTTTTAGAAAAATTTTCAGAAGTTTTTGCAAAAAGAATAA